A part of Carettochelys insculpta isolate YL-2023 chromosome 1, ASM3395843v1, whole genome shotgun sequence genomic DNA contains:
- the LOC142007091 gene encoding transient receptor potential cation channel subfamily V member 6-like isoform X3 — translation MGMFLPGEHGLLLRLWNSLLSRFQSEKSWARRLDEINMLQQKRIWESPLLQAAKKNDVQTIQKLLTCHSCDLHQRGALGETALHVAAMYDSLEATQILMDAAPELVNEAMTSEFYAGQTALHIAVVNKNFRLVKAMLEKGADVNKPRATGYVFRPNGHNLIYFGEHILSFAACAGSEAIVWLLIKHGANIRAQDSLGNTILHILVLQPNKTVACQMYNFLLSFDKNEKELGALDLIPNNKGLTPFKLAGVEGNTVMFQHLMQKRKHIQWTYGPLVSTLYDLTEIDSWGDDQSLLELIVTTKKREARQILDLTPVNELVSLKWNKYGRPYFCILALFYVLYMICFTMCCAYRPLKHRQSNKTHERDNSIYIQKQLQESYVTPEDNLRLVGELITVIGAIVILILEIPDIFRVGATKYFGQTILGGPFHVIIITYACMILVTMVMRLISMHGEVVPMSFALVLGWCNIMYFARGFQMLGPFTIMIQKMIFGDLMRFCGLMAVVILGFASAFYIIFQTENPDELGHFYNYPMALFSTFELFLTIIDGPANYKVDLPFMYSITYSAFAIIATLLMLNLLIAMMGDTHWRVAHERDELWRAQGGNPLRRQAA, via the exons AATCTGGGAGTCTCCCCTGCTCCAGGCTGCCAAGAAAAACGATGTCCAAACCATCCAGAAACTGCTCACCTGCCACTCTTGTGACCTTCATCAAAGAG gtgcATTGGGGGAGACAGCCCTTCATGTGGCTGCCATGTATGATAGCCTGGAGGCTACACAGATTCTGATGgatgcagctccagagcttgtTAATGAAGCGATGACATCGGAATTCTATGCAG GGCAGACCGCTCTCCACATCGCTGTGGTGAATAAGAATTTCAGACTTGTAAAGGCGATGCTTGAGAAAGGTGCTGATGTCAACAAGCCACGAGCCACCGGTTATGTCTTCAGACCCAATGGCCACAACCTCATCTATTTTG GGGAGCATATCTTATCCTTTGCAGCCTGTGCAGGAAGTGAGGCAATTGTCTGGTTGCTCATCAAACATGGAGCCAATATCAGGGCACAAGACTCTTTGG GCAATACCATTCTGCACATCCTGGTTCTCCAGCCCAACAAGACCGTTGCTTGCCAGATGTACAACTTCCTTCTCTCTTTTGACAAGAACGAAaaggagctgggagccctggacttAATCCCTAACAACAAGGGACTCACTCCATTTAAGCTAGCTGGGGTTGAGGGCAACACTGTG ATGTTCCAGCACCTTATGCAGAAGAGAAAGCACATTCAGTGGACCTACGGCCCCCTGGTCTCCACCCTATATGACCTCACAGAGATTGACTCATGGGGAGATGACCAATCGCTCTTGGAACTCATTGTCACCACCAAGAAAAGAGAG GCCCGCCAGATCCTGGATCTAACCCCTGTGAATGAGCTAGTGAGCCTGAAGTGGAATAAATATGGACGTCCCTATTTCTGTATCCTGGCCTTATTCTATGTGCTGTACATGATTTGCTTCACCATGTGTTGTGCCTACCGACCTCTAAAACATCGACAGAGCAACAAAACACATGAAAGGGATAACAGCATCTACATCCAGAAACAGCTACAG GAATCTTATGTGACTCCCGAGGACAATCTAAGGCTGGTAGGGGAGCTGATCACGGTGATAGGAGCCATAGTAATATTGATCCTTGAG ATTCCAGATATCTTCAGAGTTGGTGCCACCAAGTACTTTGGACAAACTATCCTAGGAGGACCATTCCACGTCATCAT CATCACCTATGCCTGTATGATCCTGGTGACCATGGTGATGCGTCTCATCAGCATGCATGGAGAAGTGGTCCCCATGTCCTTTGCTCTGGTGCTGGGCTGGTGCAACATCATGTACTTTGCACGAGGCTTTCAGATGCTGGGTCCCTTCACCATCATGATACAGAAG ATGATATTTGGAGACCTGATGCGCTTTTGCGGGCTCATGGCGGTGGTGATACTTGGCTTTGCCTCAG CTTTTTACATCATCTTCCAGACCGAAAACCCTGATGAGCTGGGCCACTTCTACAACTACCCTATGGCTCTCTTCAGCACCTTCGAGCTCTTCCTCACCATCATTGATGGGCCCGCCAACTATAAAGTGGACCTGCCCTTCATGTACAGCATCACCTATTCTGCCTTTGCCATCATCGCCACCCTGCTCATGCTCAACCTGCTCATTGCCATGATGGGCGACACCCACTGGCGCGTGGCCCACGAGCGGGACGAGCTCTGGAGAGCACAG